One genomic region from Methanoculleus sp. SDB encodes:
- a CDS encoding RNA-binding protein (Sso10b; forms dimers; interacts with silencing protein Sir2 which regulates Alba by deacetylation of a lysine residue which affects DNA binding affinity; binds double-stranded DNA tightly distributed uniformly and abundantly on the chromosome) yields the protein MLKDNTVFVGNKPVMNYVLAVVTQFNNGADEVAIKARGKAISRAVDTAEIALNRFLEHVDKKEIITSTEVIDTDSGRTNVSSIEILLRTRQD from the coding sequence ATGTTAAAAGACAACACAGTATTCGTAGGAAACAAGCCTGTGATGAACTATGTTCTTGCAGTCGTTACACAATTCAATAACGGAGCGGATGAGGTCGCAATCAAGGCACGGGGAAAGGCGATATCCCGGGCAGTGGACACCGCGGAGATTGCACTGAACCGGTTCCTTGAACACGTGGATAAAAAGGAGATCATCACGTCGACAGAGGTTATCGATACGGACAGCGGCAGAACGAACGTGTCCAGTATCGAGATACTCCTGCGCACCCGGCAGGACTGA